The Trichosurus vulpecula isolate mTriVul1 chromosome 3, mTriVul1.pri, whole genome shotgun sequence genome includes a window with the following:
- the NPBWR2 gene encoding neuropeptides B/W receptor type 2, translated as MWNMAQEPIAPSEVMMQDVQHHQAWDIGMRLEDNCSFYNLTGGDFYSDNSSQSNCTFPEQPLDFYILLPVMYSVICAVGLTGNTAVIYVILKAPKMKTVTNMFILNLAIADDLFTLVLPINIAEHLLRYWPFGELLCKVILAIDHYNIFSSIYFLTVMSVDRYLVVLATVQSRRLSYRTYSAARTTSICIWLWVTLIVLPFFIFADVYTNELQIKSCGLSFPQPERFWFKASRIYTLVLGFAIPVSTICILYTGMLHKLRTMSLNSNARALNKAKRKVTIMVIIVLAVCLLCWMPFHLATIVALTTDLPQTSLVIGISYFITSLSYTNSCLNPFLYAFLDDNFRKSFRKMLECKTT; from the coding sequence ATGTGGAATATGGCACAGGAGCCAATAGCCCCATCAGAGGTCATGATGCAGGATGTCCAGCACCACCAAGCTTGGGATATAGGGATGAGGCTTGAGGACAATTGCTCTTTCTACAATTTGACAGGTGGTGACTTTTACTCAGATAATAGCAGCCAATCCAATTGCACCTTCCCAGAACAACCTCTAGACTTCTATATCCTCCTCCCTGTGATGTACTCTGTTATTTGTGCTGTGGGATTAACTGGCAACACTGCAGTCATCTATGTGATTCTCAAGGCACCAAAAATGAAGACAGTGACCAACATGTTCATTCTAAATCTGGCCATTGCTGATGACCTCTTCACATTGGTGCTGCCCATCAATATTGCTGAACATCTCCTGCGCTACTGGCCCTTTGGTGAGCTCCTCTGTAAGGTTATCCTGGCCATTGACCACTACAACATTTTCTCCAGTATCTACTTCCTGACTGTGATGAGTGTAGACAGGTACCTGGTGGTACTAGCCACTGTCCAGTCCCGACGTCTGTCCTATCGAACCTACAGCGCTGCAAGAACCACCAGCATCTGCATCTGGCTCTGGGTGACCCTCATCGTCCTGCCCTTCTTCATCTTTGCTGATGTCTATACCAATGAACTGCAGATCAAAAGTTGTGGGCTAAGCTTCCCTCAGCCAGAGAGGTTCTGGTTCAAGGCCAGCCGAATCTACACCCTGGTCCTGGGCTTTGCTATTCCTGTTTCCACCATCTGTATCCTCTACACTGGGATGCTTCACAAACTGAGGACCATGAGCCTAAACTCCAATGCCAGGGCCTTGAACAAGGCCAAAAGGAAAGTGACCATCATGGTCATCATTGTCCTAGCTGTGTGCCTCCTGTGCTGGATGCCTTTCCACCTGGCAACCATTGTGGCACTAACTACAGACCTGCCCCAGACCTCCCTGGTCATTGGCATTTCCTATTTCATCACCAGCCTGAGCTACACCAACTCCTGCCTAAACCCCTTCCTCTATGCCTTCCTGGATGACAACTTCCGCAAGAGTTTCCGAAAGATGCTGGAATGCAAAACAACCTAA